A single genomic interval of Nocardioides nitrophenolicus harbors:
- a CDS encoding molybdopterin cofactor-binding domain-containing protein — protein sequence MSHDQTTDRRAGGLTRRSFVGYVMGGTGLVVAADLALGAAPAQAAGLPIPSVPQVPEIYDLNDFLTHCTLPTSGLIAIHVDEAGDAHFALPRMEVGQGITTSTAMIIAEELDLPVERVHVTLAPARKELLFNQLTGGSNTTISTYTPIRVAAAVARKALLDAAAVQLGALVTTLRVKGGVIYDLLGNALPYGEAAALAAPATTKQVKVELKSLADRTVVGTPQRRLDALDAVTGRKRFAMDLDVPGALPTMVCRAPDLNGTAAAIRNRAAVEAMPGVTHVAIIPTGVAVRARTFGQCIDAVRALDVEWKAGTVAGRSSDDILAELRRAQLPLAVPKLGATTVEGDFVFHFRSGSALEPNCAIADVRDGAATIWGGLKSPIDAQSKVAKALGLPQAKVTVNVVQGGGSFGRKLFSDSAIEAAHASKAFGAPVKLMWHRADEPRQGRVHPMATSRVRATMLLGSVVSFEQRHTSVSTDFTHGLGERLTAEVAALPTGLANLGFSETIFLLSQELPYNFGVVTQLLNESNQDVDRFNTSSVRNIYSPDVRTANELIVDQLAAKLKLDPVAFRLKYLKSGIVKKVLRRAAELGDWGRQMPAGTAQGIAIHKEYKGATAVLVEIDCRPETVNRKVRDAVTGPRVTKATVVVDCGLAINPLGVQAQMMGGFSDGMAQALSYGNHLVDGHFLEASWDNSAYTRQWNTPFEFHCEVVDSDREEPGGVGEAGVAASMAAVACAYARATGTMPTEFPINFHAPLHFEPKPFVPSVPESPTNGLDYLS from the coding sequence ATGTCGCACGACCAGACGACCGACCGGCGAGCCGGAGGTCTCACCCGGCGCTCCTTCGTCGGCTACGTGATGGGTGGGACCGGCCTCGTGGTCGCGGCCGACCTCGCGCTCGGCGCCGCGCCCGCGCAGGCCGCGGGACTTCCGATCCCGTCGGTGCCGCAGGTGCCCGAGATCTACGACCTCAACGACTTCCTCACCCACTGCACCCTGCCGACGTCGGGCCTGATCGCGATCCACGTCGACGAGGCGGGCGACGCGCACTTCGCACTGCCGCGGATGGAGGTCGGGCAGGGCATCACCACCTCCACCGCGATGATCATCGCCGAGGAGCTGGACCTGCCCGTCGAGCGGGTGCACGTGACCCTCGCGCCGGCCCGCAAGGAGCTGTTGTTCAACCAGCTCACCGGTGGCTCCAACACGACCATCTCGACGTACACCCCGATCCGGGTCGCCGCCGCCGTCGCCCGCAAGGCGCTGCTCGACGCGGCCGCGGTCCAGCTCGGCGCGCTCGTCACCACGCTGCGCGTCAAGGGTGGCGTGATCTACGACCTGCTCGGCAACGCCCTGCCGTACGGCGAGGCCGCGGCCCTCGCCGCGCCGGCGACGACCAAGCAGGTGAAGGTCGAGCTGAAGTCGCTCGCGGACCGCACGGTCGTCGGTACGCCGCAGCGCCGCCTCGACGCGCTCGACGCGGTCACCGGGCGCAAGCGGTTCGCGATGGACCTCGACGTACCCGGCGCGCTGCCGACCATGGTGTGCCGGGCGCCCGACCTCAACGGCACGGCCGCGGCGATCCGCAACCGGGCCGCGGTGGAGGCGATGCCGGGCGTCACCCACGTCGCGATCATCCCGACGGGCGTCGCGGTGCGGGCGAGGACCTTCGGGCAGTGCATCGACGCGGTCCGCGCGCTGGACGTCGAGTGGAAGGCCGGCACCGTCGCCGGCAGGTCGTCCGACGACATCCTCGCCGAGCTGCGCCGGGCGCAGCTGCCGCTGGCGGTGCCCAAGCTCGGCGCGACCACCGTCGAGGGCGACTTCGTCTTCCACTTCCGCAGCGGCTCGGCGCTGGAGCCCAACTGTGCGATCGCCGACGTCCGCGACGGCGCGGCGACGATCTGGGGCGGGCTGAAGTCGCCGATCGACGCGCAGTCCAAGGTCGCGAAGGCGCTCGGGCTGCCGCAGGCGAAGGTGACGGTCAACGTCGTGCAGGGCGGCGGCTCCTTCGGCCGCAAGCTGTTCAGCGACTCCGCGATCGAGGCGGCGCACGCGTCGAAGGCCTTCGGCGCGCCGGTGAAGCTGATGTGGCATCGCGCCGACGAGCCGCGCCAGGGCCGGGTGCACCCGATGGCCACCTCGCGGGTGCGGGCCACGATGCTGCTCGGCAGCGTGGTCTCCTTCGAGCAGCGGCACACCTCGGTGTCCACCGACTTCACCCACGGGCTCGGGGAGCGGCTCACCGCCGAGGTGGCCGCGCTGCCGACCGGGCTGGCCAATCTCGGCTTCTCCGAGACGATCTTCCTGCTCAGCCAGGAGCTGCCCTACAACTTCGGCGTCGTCACCCAGCTGCTCAACGAGTCCAACCAGGACGTCGACCGGTTCAACACCAGCTCGGTGCGCAACATCTACTCACCCGACGTCCGCACCGCCAACGAGCTGATCGTCGACCAGCTGGCGGCGAAGCTGAAGCTGGACCCGGTGGCCTTCCGGCTCAAGTACCTCAAGAGCGGGATCGTCAAGAAGGTGCTGCGCAGGGCTGCCGAGCTCGGTGACTGGGGCAGGCAGATGCCGGCCGGAACCGCGCAGGGGATCGCGATCCACAAGGAGTACAAGGGCGCGACCGCCGTCCTCGTCGAGATCGACTGCCGTCCCGAGACGGTGAACCGCAAGGTCCGCGATGCCGTGACGGGCCCTCGCGTCACCAAGGCGACGGTCGTCGTCGACTGCGGGCTGGCGATCAACCCGCTCGGGGTGCAGGCGCAGATGATGGGCGGCTTCTCCGACGGGATGGCGCAGGCGCTGAGCTACGGCAACCACCTCGTCGACGGCCACTTCCTCGAGGCCAGCTGGGACAACTCGGCGTACACCCGGCAGTGGAACACGCCCTTCGAGTTCCACTGCGAGGTCGTCGACTCCGACCGCGAGGAGCCCGGCGGGGTCGGCGAGGCCGGCGTCGCGGCGTCGATGGCCGCCGTGGCCTGCGCCTACGCGCGGGCGACGGGCACGATGCCGACCGAGTTCCCGATCAACTTCCACGCCCCGCTGCACTTCGAGCCGAAGCCGTTCGTCCCGTCCGTCCCCGAGTCGCCGACCAACGGCCTCGACTACCTCTCCTGA
- a CDS encoding alpha/beta hydrolase family protein, translating into MRSRIGAVTTILTTLALAGCGGGDDPVGGTPSRTPSPTPTPTGQADQPWRTLDGPLGRCGPQPADVADAGFTPTTLTDPEVGSIAAVTAGSGSTVAVLLHQTDGNGLCGWLPYAADLVAEPGLRVLAIDLCGYGESECTGDRTGAHQVDAVEVALAEARRDSSRVVVVGASMGGSVALMTAATDGDLAGAVDLSGPVDWDGIEVVDGGRELKVPVLVAMADSEGADQVDAAREIVEQAPEGGRFVGAESGHGYDLLLDADARPLPLARTVGDWIRGRP; encoded by the coding sequence ATGAGATCACGCATCGGGGCAGTGACGACCATCCTGACGACCCTCGCGCTCGCCGGCTGCGGCGGTGGCGACGACCCCGTCGGCGGTACGCCGAGCCGGACCCCGTCGCCCACCCCCACGCCCACCGGGCAGGCCGACCAGCCCTGGCGGACCCTCGACGGTCCCCTCGGCCGCTGCGGCCCGCAGCCCGCCGACGTCGCGGACGCCGGGTTCACGCCGACGACCCTGACGGACCCGGAGGTCGGGAGCATCGCTGCGGTGACCGCGGGCAGTGGCAGCACCGTCGCCGTCCTGCTCCACCAGACCGACGGCAACGGGCTGTGCGGCTGGCTCCCGTACGCCGCCGACCTGGTCGCCGAGCCGGGGCTGCGGGTGCTGGCGATCGACCTGTGCGGCTACGGCGAGTCGGAGTGCACGGGCGATCGCACCGGAGCGCACCAGGTGGACGCCGTCGAGGTCGCGCTGGCCGAGGCGCGCAGGGACAGCAGCCGCGTGGTGGTCGTGGGCGCGTCGATGGGTGGCAGCGTCGCGCTGATGACGGCCGCCACCGACGGCGACCTCGCCGGGGCCGTCGACCTGTCCGGCCCGGTCGACTGGGACGGCATCGAGGTGGTCGACGGCGGTCGGGAGCTGAAGGTGCCGGTGCTGGTGGCGATGGCCGACAGCGAGGGTGCGGACCAGGTCGACGCGGCGCGGGAGATCGTCGAGCAGGCGCCGGAGGGCGGCCGGTTCGTCGGGGCCGAGTCCGGGCACGGCTACGACCTGCTGCTCGACGCGGACGCCCGGCCGCTGCCGCTCGCGAGGACGGTCGGCGACTGGATCCGCGGCCGGCCCTAG
- a CDS encoding glyoxalase, whose product MTLTLTDLLVADRPDSWREVGFAVDGDVCRVGAVRIRLVGPQHGTGIVGWALGGVPGDTRDVDGIPTTPAPADPPAAAQAPTHPNGVTHLDHVVLLSPDLARTGAALGALGLDVRRERAGALGGTPMRQLFYRLGEVILEVVGSPETAGAGPSCLWGLTHVVADIDAAAALLGERTGPVKDAVQPGRRITTVRGRDLGLSVRTALISPHLRRQDRQ is encoded by the coding sequence GTGACCCTCACCCTCACCGACCTTCTCGTCGCGGACCGGCCCGATTCCTGGCGGGAAGTGGGCTTCGCCGTCGACGGCGACGTCTGCCGGGTCGGCGCGGTGCGGATCCGGCTGGTCGGTCCGCAGCACGGCACCGGCATCGTCGGCTGGGCGCTGGGCGGAGTGCCGGGCGACACCCGTGACGTCGACGGCATCCCCACGACGCCCGCGCCGGCCGACCCGCCCGCCGCGGCGCAGGCGCCGACGCACCCCAACGGGGTGACCCACCTGGACCACGTCGTACTGCTCTCACCCGACCTCGCCCGGACGGGGGCGGCCCTGGGCGCCCTCGGCCTCGACGTACGACGGGAGCGGGCCGGCGCCTTGGGCGGGACGCCGATGCGGCAGCTGTTCTACCGGCTCGGCGAGGTGATCCTCGAGGTGGTCGGCTCGCCGGAGACCGCCGGTGCGGGCCCGTCCTGCCTGTGGGGACTGACCCACGTGGTGGCCGACATCGACGCGGCGGCCGCGCTGCTCGGGGAGCGGACCGGGCCGGTGAAGGACGCCGTGCAGCCCGGGCGGCGGATCACGACGGTGCGCGGCCGCGACCTGGGGCTGTCGGTGCGGACCGCGCTGATCTCGCCCCACCTCCGCCGCCAGGACCGACAATGA